The Flammeovirga yaeyamensis genome segment TCGTGCAGCTGCATATTTCGTTTTGGCAGAAAATAATAGAAAAGCAAACAAGTACTTAGAAGCAATTGATGAGTACGCATTAGCTATACGCTATGATTCTACCCAAGAGAAATATTACTTGATGAAGGCGAAGTGTCAGGTGACAATGAAGCAGTTCAATAATGCAATTGATACTTTTGAACAAGGATTAAAACAGTTTCCTGAAAACGGTTTTATGAATTATCAATTGGCACGTCTTTACATGCGTAAAGATTATTATGAACAGGCGGTTTATTACTTTGATCAATCGTTTAAGTATTTATCAAATAGTAATAAGAGTCAGAGAATAAATGCAAAGAATCAAATTATCATGATTCTTTTCAAAGAAAAACAATACAATAAGATTCGACCGCATATTAATGATGTTGTAGCGATATCAGATAGTAATTACATTGCTCTTTATTATTCTGGTAAACTGTATAACATGGAACAAGAATATGAACATGCGGTTAGAGATATTAAAAAAGCATTGTCTTATGTTCCTCAGGATAGTAAAAATTCAGCAAGATTTTATTACGAATTAGGCTATGCTTATTACAATCTAGAAGAATATACTCTATTAAATTCTATAATTGATAAGGCGAATTATGGGTCCTATAAAAAGTTAGTGGCTAAACTTACTCCTGAGTATAAATATTGGATTGCCGTATGTTATTATCAGATATATGATTTTGATAAATCAAGTGATCTTTTATTTGATGCTTTAAAACAAGATAACTCTAATGTGAAAGCACATGAGTTACAGATCAAGATAGCCAAGGTGACTTCAGATAAGTCGGAACAAATTGATAAGGCAGAAATAATGGTTCAGAAGATTGATGAAAAATATCAAAAATCAAAAATCTTTGAAGAAATCGCTTCTTGGCAACTTTCGTCTCTTATGCTTCATGATGCAATAGCTTCTTGTGACTCTGCTTTATATTATGATGAGTACAATTATCATGTAAAATATACCAAGGCGGTAGCACTGTTTAAGCTGCATAAATTAGATGAGTCAATAAAAGTATTGCAGGAACTGGTAAAATATAACGGTTTAGATGTGAAAACGAAATCGAAGTATTATTTTACGCTAGGTATCGCAGCATTAAAAGAGAAGGATTACGATGTGTCGACCAATGCATTTAAAAGTGCAAAGTTGGATAAGACATTCAAAATAGCAGCAGATGATGTTCTCAGTTATTTGGATACCAAAAAAGACACCATGTAAATATTAGAAATAAAAAAATCCCACAGTTTTCAGACTGTGGGATTTTTTTATTGATCATTTCTTATTTCCCAATTATCATTACTTTTTGATGGGGCTTCGCTAGTATTATCATCAGAAGGTTTTGCCTTCCAACCACTAATAGGTAAAATATAAGAGAAGGTTAGACCTCCAATTGTAGATACCGAACGATTGGTGGATGACCTACTATCTGCTTTTAATACATCAGTCATACTTGCAGAAAAGCGACCCTCAATCTGAAAATGTCCATACTTGGTGAGAATATTAACCCCTGCACCTCCGGCTATAGAAACTACAAATGGATTCGCTGCTCTATCGTAATAATCATACCGTTGGTTATCAAGAGTAGTTATTACCTCCTTGGATTCTCCAATCATATAATCGAATTGTGGCCCAACTAATATGACGAACTGAAAGTTCTTTTTACCTAAATAAATGTTGGTCAACATTGGAAGAGAGATATAGTTGAGTTTTCTTTCGTACACTGTCTCTGTAAAATCTTCTTGATTAAACTCTCCCCAACCTGCAGTAATGTGATTTAGTTCTACCTGAAGACCAAAGAATTTTTCAGCATTGTATTTAAATAGAAAACCATAAGTTGGAGCTAATACAGGACTCTGACTAATGGGTTCTGTGGTAAAACCCACTGCAGAAGAATAATATCCACCTTTTAGTCCAACAGCTATTCTAGGAGGATCCAATAAATTCTTTTGTGCTTCTACCAACTGATGTGATAATAGCAGTAAAAAGAAAGAACATATTATATTTCGATATATGTGATGCATATATATAAATTCAATTTTCAATTGGTAAAGATAATTATCAAATGATTATATTCGTCAAAATTCAA includes the following:
- a CDS encoding tetratricopeptide repeat protein: MRSLLKLLLPILALQVFSQVYAQADRAAAYFVLAENNRKANKYLEAIDEYALAIRYDSTQEKYYLMKAKCQVTMKQFNNAIDTFEQGLKQFPENGFMNYQLARLYMRKDYYEQAVYYFDQSFKYLSNSNKSQRINAKNQIIMILFKEKQYNKIRPHINDVVAISDSNYIALYYSGKLYNMEQEYEHAVRDIKKALSYVPQDSKNSARFYYELGYAYYNLEEYTLLNSIIDKANYGSYKKLVAKLTPEYKYWIAVCYYQIYDFDKSSDLLFDALKQDNSNVKAHELQIKIAKVTSDKSEQIDKAEIMVQKIDEKYQKSKIFEEIASWQLSSLMLHDAIASCDSALYYDEYNYHVKYTKAVALFKLHKLDESIKVLQELVKYNGLDVKTKSKYYFTLGIAALKEKDYDVSTNAFKSAKLDKTFKIAADDVLSYLDTKKDTM
- a CDS encoding porin family protein, which encodes MHHIYRNIICSFFLLLLSHQLVEAQKNLLDPPRIAVGLKGGYYSSAVGFTTEPISQSPVLAPTYGFLFKYNAEKFFGLQVELNHITAGWGEFNQEDFTETVYERKLNYISLPMLTNIYLGKKNFQFVILVGPQFDYMIGESKEVITTLDNQRYDYYDRAANPFVVSIAGGAGVNILTKYGHFQIEGRFSASMTDVLKADSRSSTNRSVSTIGGLTFSYILPISGWKAKPSDDNTSEAPSKSNDNWEIRNDQ